From one Dermacentor variabilis isolate Ectoservices chromosome 3, ASM5094787v1, whole genome shotgun sequence genomic stretch:
- the LOC142573984 gene encoding uncharacterized protein LOC142573984, producing MGVTEDQSALASSEIPRSALTFLSAASELMAALASPEPTGLASHHIDEEDMVSRATLPPPAMMPTRSSRQRKAATKDAVAKHESGMKTGMTTGHDIVTPLNRIVPWRKDVQPDLVDVTETGLSIPQWFITALIALIASAIVLALLLSSTFLPGVRSIPCMTHECLEYGRRLASSLNTSVSPCHSFTNFVCDGWRRESALSVHDDLVRETLDRIGRLVRRIKVPSSGQNDLQMAAAAYKSCYDVAQGERDELPAVRQALAEAGITWPRRPAKVDVLRVALYASVKLGWDVFLRVFPAQVDGRDVVVVSRGGSFVQLNHQFTMQRTLVEKEDFFYALKKSFENGDAGDEANFRELTHIENIAMGELSQVYNITTAPVDLPPGTFSRWGSQSLSEISWRRVLAELDFNVTGDLVFRVLMLKYVKAFVELWRILGDKNLYWLVSWGTVQVAALYANQDLILAFYGRTNVRALVHQGAFCLSRAYRFSRHALSYKYSDEALDLYTLTAARQLALRVREAVHQLLSTWIHYDESIAVVADWHSLDTSFGAFRSQSEVSANHGANHSFAPQSLDLGDSFVANWRKSVLVPDWSEWDEAVVSAIASLESAALRPGEDFQMMVYSLTFLHFNVDLVPALNYGGLGFGVAQALGMLFISAYLQDISKRKHISALLDCVMAGSFLHGRSAMVALAEIITSKALISAYMSGAQQDGDRLMGLELYENMQLLFIAACYMKCDVTQKASMLGLCDSSFQFMPEFAEAFGCSPGTPLNPLRQCRLSST from the exons ATGGGTGTCACTGAGGACCAAAGCGCCCTCGCCAGCTCAG agatacCCCGATCAGCGCTGACATTTCTGTCGGCAGCATCGGAGTTGATGGCGGCGCTCGCATCGCCTGAGCCGACGGGGCTCGCTTCGCATCACATAGACGAAGAGGACATGGTTTCGCGGGCGACCCTGCCACCTCCGGCGATGATGCCAACACGTTCTTCGAGACAAAGGAAAGCCGCAACCAAGGACGCGGTGGCAAAGCACGAGTCCGGGATGAAGACAGGCATGACAACTGGACACGACATTGTCACCCCTCTCAACAGGATTGTCCCGTGGCGGAAAGACGTCCAACCAGACCTCGTCgat GTCACCGAAACTGGCCTGTCAATACCTCAATGGTTCATCACGGCTCTCATCGCCCTCATCGCCAGCGCCATCGTGCTCGCCCTCCTGCTGAGTAGCACGTTCCTCCCAGGCGTGAGAAGCATCCCGTGCATGACGCACGAGTGCCTCGAGTACGGGCGCCGACTTGCCTCCTCGCTGAACACATCGGTCAGTCCCTGCCACAGCTTCACCAACTTCGTCTGCGATGGCTGGCGGCGAGAGAGTGCGCTCTCGGTGCACGACGACCTCGTGCGGGAGACTCTGGACCGCATCGGGCGCCTGGTGCGCCGTATCAAGGTCCCCAGCAGTGGCCAGAATGACTTGCAGATGGCGGCCGCAGCCTACAAGAGCTGCTACGACGTAGCCCAGGGCGAGAGAGACGAACTCCCCGCCGTGAGGCAAGCCCTGGCCGAAGCAGGCATCACGTGGCCGCGCCGTCCCGCCAAAGTCGATGTCCTTCGCGTGGCCCTGTACGCGAGCGTCAAGCTCGGCTGGGACGTCTTCCTGCGCGTATTTCCCGCGCAAGTCGACGGTCGCGATGTGGTGGTCGTCAGTCGCGGCGGGTCCTTCGTGCAGCTAAACCACCAGTTCACGATGCAGAGGACATTAGTCGAGAAGGAAGACTTCTTTTACGCGCTCAAAAAGAGTTTTGAAAACGGCGACGCGGGCGACGAAGCGAACTTTAGGGAGTTGACGCACATTGAGAATATAGCCATGGGCGAGCTGTCGCAGGTGTACAACATCACGACAGCGCCAGTAGACCTGCCACCTGGCACCTTCAGTAGGTGGGGGTCGCAGAGTCTCTCCGAGATCAGCTGGCGCCGCGTCCTCGCAGAACTCGACTTCAATGTGACCGGCGACTTGGTCTTCCGCGTACTGATGCTAAAATACGTGAAAGCATTCGTCGAGCTGTGGCGCATTCTCGGTGACAAGAACCTGTACTGGTTAGTCTCCTGGGGCACAGTGCAGGTGGCAGCGCTGTACGCGAACCAAGACCTTATCCTAGCGTTTTACGGTCGAACGAACGTTCGAGCGTTGGTTCATCAAGGTGCCTTCTGTTTGAGCAGAGCCTACCGGTTCTCAAGACACGCCCTCTCCTACAAATACAGCGACGAGGCTTTAGACCTCTACACGCTCACCGCTGCCAGACAACTCGCTCTCCGGGTTCGCGAAGCCGTGCACCAGCTGCTATCGACGTGGATTCATTACGACGAGAGCATCGCTGTAGTGGCTGATTGGCACTCGCTGGACACGTCGTTCGGCGCGTTCCGCAGCCAAAGCGAAGTCAGCGCGAACCATGGCGCCAACCATTCATTCGCGCCTCAATCTCTGGATTTGGGCGACTCGTTTGTTGCGAACTGGCGCAAGTCAGTCCTGGTGCCCGACTGGAGCGAGTGGGACGAGGCCGTCGTAAGCGCCATCGCGTCGCTCGAGTCTGCCGCGTTGCGGCCGGGAGAGGACTTTCAAATGATGGTCTACTCCCTGACCTTCCTCCACTTCAACGTCGACCTGGTTCCCGCGCTTAACTATGGAGGCCTGGGTTTTGGAGTTGCTCAGGCGCTGGGCATGCTTTTTATCTCCGCCTACCTGCAGGACATCTCCAAGCGCAAGCACATCAGCGCCCTGTTGGACTGCGTCATGGCTGGAAGCTTCTTGCACGGCAGGAGCGCCATGGTTGCCTTGGCTGAGATTATCACTAGCAAAGCACTGATTAGCGCCTACATGAGCGGTGCGCAGCAGGACGGCGACCGACTTATGGGACTGGAATTATATGAAAACATGCAGCTCTTGTTTATCGCTGCCTGCTATATGAAGTGCGACGTCACGCAAAAGGCAAGCATGCTCGGACTCTGTGACTCGAGCTTCCAATTCATGCCAGAGTTTGCTGAAGCTTTCGGCTGTTCTCCAGGAACACCCTTGAACCCATTGAGACAGTGCAGACTGTCGAGTACATAG